AAGTACCAGCCGAAAAAAGGCGGCGATGACGAAGTGATCGATGCCGATGTGGTGTTGGTCGCCACCGGTCGCAAGCCCTACGCTGAGGGGCTGGGCCTTGATGCTCTGGGTGTCAAGATGACCGAGCGCGGCCAGATCGCAACCGACGCCCATTGGGCCACCAATGTCAAAGGCGTCTATGCTATCGGTGACGTCATCGAAGGTCCTATGCTGGCCCATAAGGCCGAAGACGAAGGCATGGCCGTTGCCGAGGTGATTGCGGGCAAACATGGCCACGTTAACTACGGCGTGATTCCCGGCGTGGTCTACACCACACCCGAGGTGGCCACCGTGGGACAGACCGAAGATGCGTTGAAGGCCGAAGGTCGCAAGATCAAGACCGGCAAGTTCATGTTCATGGGCAACGCGCGCGCCAAGGCCGTGCATCAGGCCGAAGGTGGCTTTGTGAAACTCATCGCGGATAAGGAAACCGACCGTATACTGGGCGCGGCCATCATCGGTCCCGGCGCTGGCGATCTGATCCATGAAATCTGTGTCGCAATGGAATTCGGCGCCTCTGCCGAGGATCTGGCCCTCACCTGCCATGCGCATCCGACCTACTCCGAAGCCGTCCGCGAGGCGGCACTGGCCTGCGGCGACGGTCCGATCCACAGCTGATCATGGATTTGCCTACAGGAAACGGGGTACTTTCTGCCGCCACCTCCTGCTAGATACAGACCCAACACCAAAGCGGTCCACTCATGGTGGGCCGCTTTCTCATGAACCGGAGCCCCTGCCATGACCGTCAGCCTACAAGTGATCTACCCTGCACCCGAAGACGCGACGTTTGACTACGACTACTATGAAAAAACCCATCTTCCCCTGCTGGAAGAGCACTGGGGCGATATGATGGACACGGTAGAGGCCTCACGCGGGATCGCCAGCGGGCCGGACGTGCCGCCTGCCTTTTTGCTGATCGCGACAATTACCTTCCCGGATATGGAAACGCTCGACACGGCGATGGCGGAGAAAGGCGGGCCGATAATTGATGATGTGGCAAACTTTACCAACATCCGCCCGCAGATCCTTATTGGACAGGTCCTGATGAGCTGATCGGAAACACCTCGCGCCTTAACGGTCGATGTCCTGATGACAGGACAGGGCGCCGGTTTGCCTCCCGACGCCTTGGCTTTACCACATGGTCTTGGCGGCGCGCGGTGCCCAGGCTTCGTCGTAGGCCTTCCCGCCCTCTACTCCGGCGGTCTGCTCGGCAAGGATCTCCCCCATAGTCGGCAGATCCGCGCTTTCATCCTCTGCGGCCCAGGTACGCGCACGCATCAGCGCGCGAGCGCATTGGCTGTAGATCTCGTTGATTTCAATAACAATGACGGTGCGGGGCTGTTTGCCGCTCTTGTCAAACTTGGCGCGCAGATCGGCGTCCGCCGTCACCCGGGCTTCACCGTTCACGCGCACCACGTTGTTCGATCCCGGCACCAGAAACATCAACGAGACACGCGGGTCCCGCACGATATTGCGCAGGCTGTCGATCCGGTTGTTGCCCCGCCAGTCCGGCAGGGCCAGCCTGCCCGGATCCAATTCCAGAACCACCGGACCATCATCGCCACGCGGGCTGTCATCGGTGCCTTCCGGCCCAACCGTGGCCAACATGCATAGCCGCGACGCCATAATCCACTTGCGATAAAGCGGCGTCATCTGCCGTGCCACCTTACGCAGAGAGGGCGCACCGGGTGTGCCGTAATGCGCCTCAAGCGCCTCAACCCTGGTGAGAAACTCCATCGATATTATACCCCGCTTCCTGCATCAACTTGTTTGAGTGTGTCTCCACTTCGCGCTCCAGCGTGGCCATGAAGGCATCACGGTCCAGTCCCGGTGCGATCGCAGGCAGGAATTCCACCACGCCCAACCCCGGTTTGCGCATGATACCGGTGCGCGGCCAGAACAAACCCACATTGGTTGCTGCCGGTACGCAAGGCTGCTCCAGCGCTGCATAAAGAACCCCGGTACCGATCTTATAGGGCCGGTCCGCACCGGGTGCGACACGGGTGCCTTGCGGATAGATCACCAGCTGGCCGGGGTCCGCGAACTCTGCCGCGACGTCCTTGACCATGCGGGCAATGGCATTGCCCTTCTTACCGCGGTTGACCGGCACGCACCCCAAACGCTTGGCATAGATGCCTATGATCGGTGTCCACAGCAACTCGCGTTTCATGATGAACTTGGCTGAAGGGGTGGCGTGAAAGATGATCAGAATATCCAGAAAACTCTGATGCTTCGCTGCGATGATCACCTCCTCAGTCGGCACCGGACCTCGCACCTCGGTACGCAGGCCCAGCATCCAGCGGGCGCACCATAACACATAGCCGGCATAGCTGCGACAGGCCACACGGGCACCGCGTGGCGACACCAGAGCCCAAGGTGCAAAAACCAGGCCAAAGATCAGCATCATCACATAGATCTGAACCATAAACACGGCCGAGAGCAGCCATCGAAATGCAGTTTTCACGCCAAATCTCCAAGACGTTTGTTGGCTGCGCGGGTCGTTGCGGCAAAGGCAACGAGCGCACCAAGCAAAGGAATGCACAACGGCAGGAGCCAGCTCCAGCCCTGAAAGCCGAGACCGGTCAGAAACCCGCCCTCGCGAGAGGCTTCGGGCATCAGCCAGACCCCCAACATGCCAAGCCCCATGCCAACCCCCGCCCCGAACAGAGCGCGTAGGGTAAAGCGCCGGATAAAGGCCTGTGCGATGTAGGTGTCTAATGCACCAACAAGGCGCAGAACCTCAATCACCTGGGCGTTGGCCGCAAGAGCCGCATTGGCCGCGAGGGTGATCATCGCCGCCGTCGCTCCGCCGATGAGCAGAATAGACACCCATGCCAGACGACGCAGCGCTTGCGCCGCATCCACCAAAGGTGCGCGCCAACGGGTATGATCATCCAGAACGGCACCTGGCACCTCAGCCTGCAGCCGCAGTCGCAGCCCCGCATCATCGTAACCCGGATCACCTTCGATCACCTCAATCAGCTGCGGTATCGGCAGTGTATCCAGCGGCAGCTTGGTCCCGAACCACGGCGTCAGCAGCGCAGCCTGCTCTTCGCGGCTGAGCGCGCGGGCCGAGGCGACACCCGGTGTCTGCTCCAGAATGGTCATCGCCACCTCGGTCTGAGCCACGCGTTGCTCGGCGGGCGCGTTGATCCGCAGCGTCGCAGCGCGGGCCAATTCCTCTGCCCAGCGATCCGCCAACCGGCCTGAGGCCAGCGACAAGGCCAGCGCAAAAACCGCGAGAAACGCCATCGCCCCCGACACAAATAACGTCAGCTGGGCCGTAAATCCGCTTGGCGGAACCACGCGGTCAGCCTGAGCATCTCCGACAATCACATCGCGCATCCGGCCTAGGTTCATAGATCTGCCCCCGCCTGCTGAAGCTGCCGGTTGGAAATCCGCAGTACTCGCGCCTGCACCTGTTTCTTGGCCGCCCGGATCAGCGACAGATCATGGGTGGCCACCAGTACCGTCTTGCCCATATGGTTCAGCTCTACCAGCAATTGCAGCAGTCGCTGCGACATTTCCCAGTCCACATTGCCAGTTGGTTCATCCGCGATGATCACTTCCGGTGACAGGATGACCGATCTGGCCAGCGCTGCGCGCTGCCGCTCCCCCCCGGACAGCTCCGGCGGCGTTGCATGCGCCCGCTCCGACAGGCCGACCCAATTCAGCAATTCTCTCAGATTGGCCTCTTCCTGATCAATGTCACGCCCGGACACCGTCAGCGGCAAGGCGATGTTTTCGATTACTGGCAGGTGGTCCAGAAACCGACAATCCTGATGGACCACACCAATACGCCGCCTCAGATAAGCCATCTGATCACGGTCCAAGCCATTAATATCCATATTGAAAGCTCGTGCTCGACCAGACGTTGGCGTCAATGCGCCGTAGCAGAGTTTCAACAGGGTCGTTTTCCCTGCCCCGGATGGACCGGTCAGAAAATGGAACGACCCCGGCGCCAGCTGTACTGACACCTCGCTCAGCAGTTCGCCGCCACCGTAATTGTACCCCACATTGTCCAGCTCGATCACGGCGGTCCCCTTTTGGTCACCGGTGTTTTGCCCGACTGTGCGGCCAGTTTCAATGGTCCGCGCTGTTGCCGCGCTGCGCCCTCTGGAAACAGTCCATGCCCGTCGACGCGATTGGCCCTTTCGTGGAAAGGCGGAACTGCCTATGATTATTCAACAATCACACGCCGACAGCCGCCCGGATCCCCCCCGGAGCCACCCCAGGTCCCAAGGAGTGACCCATGCGACTGACATGTCCGAACTGTGCAGCCCAGTATGAGGTGCCGGATGATGTAATCCCTGATGAGGGCCGCGACGTGCAATGTTCCAATTGCGGGCAGACGTGGTTTCAGGCTGGCCGTGCGCTTGACGCAGATGATGCAGAGCGCGCGCCAATCACAGACCCAGAGCTCGCCGATCTGCCACCGGACGCTGTTGAACCCGCGCCCCATGCTCCAGATCAGGATCCGCTGACAGATGATGCAGGCGATGATATCGCCGAAGAGGCCGATCTGCCACCCGATGAGGAGGCGCCTGAAGATCAGGCCTCCGAAGAGGATACAACTGAGGAACCGGCCCCTGACGTCGCGGCCACTGCGCGCGGTCTGGACCCGGCAATCAGCGATATCCTACGCGAAGAGGCTGAGCGTGAAGCCAGCCTGCGTGCCGCCGAAAACAGCACACTGCAAACCCAGACCGATCTGGGGCTTGATTCACTGCCTGAGGAAGAATCAGCCCGACGCGCCCGCGAGGCGCGCGAGCAAATGGCCCGGATGCGCGGTGAGGATCCGCAGCAGCTTGCGACCGCTGAGACGGAATCCCGCCGTGGACTGCTGCCCAATATTGATGAGATCAATTCCACGCTGCGCTCGGGTGAGGGCGCCGCAGCACCAATTGCGCCCCCCATGGATGCGGCACCTCCCAAGAAAAAGCGCAACTTTACCCGCGGCTTTGCCTTTGCCCTGCTGATCGCTCTGGCCCTTGCTATGGCTTATGACAATGCTCCGCTGATCGCACAGAAGCTGCCACAGGCTGATCCCTATCTCAGCACTTATGTCGCCAAGGTGGATGCCGCGCGGTTGTGGCTGGATACGCAGGTGCGCGCCTTTACCGTGCAGCAATAGCGCCGTTGCCGTTTTGCTCAAGCCTAGAAAACGCCCAAACGTAGCGGCTCCACCGACGCTGTCAGAACCGGTCGAGTAACCGCTCAAGGTAGCTGCGTTCGGTTTCGCTACGGCTACGCTCACCGGCCCGGCGGCGGATTTCTTCCAGCAGGTCCCAAGCCCGGCGATAGGCCTGACCCTCGCTGAACTGCCCGTCCGAGACACCGCCGTCGCCCTGCTCACCATTGCGTCGGCCCAGCGGGTCCATGCGATTGCCCTGCGCCGAGGTACTGGCGCGCCCCTGCCCCTGCTGCTGTCCGGGCTGTTGCTGTTCTGCCATCGCTTCGCCAAGTGCCCGCATACCTTCGCGCAGCGCCTCCATAGCGTCGGACTGGCGGTCTATGGCCTCTGCCAGGTCTCCCTGTCGCAGCGCCTCCTCAGCACCGTCCATGGCGCGCCCGGCATCATCCAATGCATCTCGCGTCGCCTGATCACCCTCGCCATTGCCCAATGGCAGACCCTCGCGCTGTGCGCGCAGCTGATCCCTGAGGGCTTGCTGGCGATCCGCGAGGGAACTACCAAGTCCGCGACCGCCACCCGGCTGGGTCGCGTCGTCGCCACCCTGACCTCCTTCGGCATCCGGTGCGCGTTGCCCCTGACCACCTTGGCCAGGTTGCCTCTCTCCGCCAGGATTGCCAGCACCCGGCCGGTCGCCCTGACCGCCTTGATTGCCCTGCCCGCCCTCGTGGGACTGTCCACGGCCCAGACCGCCATTGCGTCCTTCGTTGCCGTCACTTTCGCCACGACGGGCACCGGGGTTGAACTGCTCTTGCAAGTCGCGGAAGGCCTGATCCGACAAGCCCTGCTGTTCGCGCAGGGTATCGGCCAGCCCATCCATGCTTTGCTCACCGGGCGAACCATCCTGCCCCTGCTGCCCCTCGGTCACGCGCATGTTTTCCATCATCTGCTGAAACTCGCGCAGCGCCTGTTCAGCCTCGGCCATGCGGCCCTGTTCCATCAGTTCCTGAATGCGATCCATCATCGCCTGCAAGTCCTGCTGGGTCAGCTGCATAGCGTTCTCATCCGGGGCGCCCTGCTGCTCTCCCTGATTA
The nucleotide sequence above comes from Phaeobacter inhibens DSM 16374. Encoded proteins:
- a CDS encoding lysophospholipid acyltransferase family protein — its product is MKTAFRWLLSAVFMVQIYVMMLIFGLVFAPWALVSPRGARVACRSYAGYVLWCARWMLGLRTEVRGPVPTEEVIIAAKHQSFLDILIIFHATPSAKFIMKRELLWTPIIGIYAKRLGCVPVNRGKKGNAIARMVKDVAAEFADPGQLVIYPQGTRVAPGADRPYKIGTGVLYAALEQPCVPAATNVGLFWPRTGIMRKPGLGVVEFLPAIAPGLDRDAFMATLEREVETHSNKLMQEAGYNIDGVSHQG
- a CDS encoding cell division ATP-binding protein FtsE, encoding MIELDNVGYNYGGGELLSEVSVQLAPGSFHFLTGPSGAGKTTLLKLCYGALTPTSGRARAFNMDINGLDRDQMAYLRRRIGVVHQDCRFLDHLPVIENIALPLTVSGRDIDQEEANLRELLNWVGLSERAHATPPELSGGERQRAALARSVILSPEVIIADEPTGNVDWEMSQRLLQLLVELNHMGKTVLVATHDLSLIRAAKKQVQARVLRISNRQLQQAGADL
- a CDS encoding pyridoxamine 5'-phosphate oxidase family protein: MEFLTRVEALEAHYGTPGAPSLRKVARQMTPLYRKWIMASRLCMLATVGPEGTDDSPRGDDGPVVLELDPGRLALPDWRGNNRIDSLRNIVRDPRVSLMFLVPGSNNVVRVNGEARVTADADLRAKFDKSGKQPRTVIVIEINEIYSQCARALMRARTWAAEDESADLPTMGEILAEQTAGVEGGKAYDEAWAPRAAKTMW
- a CDS encoding zinc-ribbon domain-containing protein, giving the protein MRLTCPNCAAQYEVPDDVIPDEGRDVQCSNCGQTWFQAGRALDADDAERAPITDPELADLPPDAVEPAPHAPDQDPLTDDAGDDIAEEADLPPDEEAPEDQASEEDTTEEPAPDVAATARGLDPAISDILREEAEREASLRAAENSTLQTQTDLGLDSLPEEESARRAREAREQMARMRGEDPQQLATAETESRRGLLPNIDEINSTLRSGEGAAAPIAPPMDAAPPKKKRNFTRGFAFALLIALALAMAYDNAPLIAQKLPQADPYLSTYVAKVDAARLWLDTQVRAFTVQQ
- a CDS encoding EthD family reductase produces the protein MTVSLQVIYPAPEDATFDYDYYEKTHLPLLEEHWGDMMDTVEASRGIASGPDVPPAFLLIATITFPDMETLDTAMAEKGGPIIDDVANFTNIRPQILIGQVLMS
- a CDS encoding cell division protein FtsX; this encodes MNLGRMRDVIVGDAQADRVVPPSGFTAQLTLFVSGAMAFLAVFALALSLASGRLADRWAEELARAATLRINAPAEQRVAQTEVAMTILEQTPGVASARALSREEQAALLTPWFGTKLPLDTLPIPQLIEVIEGDPGYDDAGLRLRLQAEVPGAVLDDHTRWRAPLVDAAQALRRLAWVSILLIGGATAAMITLAANAALAANAQVIEVLRLVGALDTYIAQAFIRRFTLRALFGAGVGMGLGMLGVWLMPEASREGGFLTGLGFQGWSWLLPLCIPLLGALVAFAATTRAANKRLGDLA